The following coding sequences are from one Longimicrobiaceae bacterium window:
- a CDS encoding type I restriction endonuclease, with the protein MSHGVHTESTFESAIEAALIERGWLKGNPTDYDRRRALDPSHVIAFVQDTQPELWAQLEKQHGGELQSILLETLEKFRRTVGTLELLRHGLKFYGRTVRLAYFAPATSLNPDAAERYRKNRLVVTRQVRFVPGEDHSVDLVLFLNGLPVATIELKNELTNQNIEHAKQQYRRRDANNPLFRFREGALVHFAVDTDRVAMTTRLAGEDTVFLPFDRGHEGGAGNPPHPSGPRTAYLWEDVLARDSFLDILGRFMHLQTEERWENGQRTTKELMLFPRYHQLDVVRRLEAAARTEGPGKSYLVQHSAGSGKTNSIAWLAHRLASLHKNDEKVYHSVVVITDRTVLDRQLQDAIYEIEHKQGVVERIGAEGSAKSTQLAAALERGAPIIICTLQTFPFVAEKIGQLPDRNYAVIVDEAHSSQTGGAAQKVKEVLQPSSLEEAVYAEASEGAQESSSEDEILRVMAARGPQPNLSFFAFTATPKGKTLERFGRPDADGRHRPFHLYSMRQAIEEGFILDVLKHYTTYRTFWRLAKKAEDDREVPKRKAAVSLVRFATLHPHNIAQKAEIIIEHFRQKVRHRIGGRAKSMVLTPSRLHAVRYKQAFDRYIAEKGYTDVHPLVAFSGTVVDPDTREHYTEPGMNLGISETQLPEEFAGDDYNVLIVANKYQTGFDQPLLHTMYVDKRLAGVQAVQALSRLNRTHPGKSDTFVLDFVNEADDIRAAFQPYYEETILAEASDPHQLYELQHRLDAMQVWYASEIESFAKVFYKPRDKQSKSDHALLVKYLGPAVDRFKALTDEKRTEFRDALGAYVGLYAFLSQVISWADPDLEKRYSFGRMLRGFLPTETGGPPIDVGRDVALHYYRLEKTLDDEAIELEKGPGTVPGIIAVGTGNPEEDHVKLSELIDLLNERFNTNFTPADQLFFDQVAEEAKADEDVVLQARANPFDTFALAMKSKLADLMIDRLGQNRDIVARFFDEADLRQVVEKELSRRIYEDLRGDAA; encoded by the coding sequence ATGAGCCACGGCGTCCACACCGAGTCCACCTTCGAGTCTGCCATCGAGGCGGCTCTCATCGAACGCGGGTGGCTCAAGGGTAATCCCACGGACTACGATCGGCGCCGCGCACTCGACCCCTCGCACGTGATCGCCTTCGTCCAGGACACACAGCCTGAGCTCTGGGCCCAACTCGAAAAGCAACATGGCGGTGAGCTCCAGTCGATACTCCTGGAGACGCTCGAAAAGTTTCGGCGCACTGTCGGCACGCTCGAGCTCCTGCGTCACGGCCTGAAGTTCTATGGCAGGACCGTCCGCCTCGCCTACTTCGCGCCGGCCACTTCCCTCAACCCCGACGCCGCAGAGCGATACCGGAAGAATCGTCTGGTGGTGACTCGGCAGGTGCGGTTCGTTCCGGGTGAAGACCATTCGGTCGATCTCGTGCTGTTCCTGAACGGTCTGCCTGTCGCGACGATCGAGCTGAAGAACGAGCTCACGAATCAGAACATCGAGCACGCGAAGCAGCAGTACAGGAGACGGGACGCTAACAACCCGTTGTTCCGATTCCGAGAGGGCGCGCTTGTCCATTTCGCGGTCGACACCGATCGCGTCGCCATGACGACCCGCCTCGCGGGCGAAGATACTGTGTTCCTTCCGTTCGATCGGGGCCACGAGGGCGGAGCCGGAAACCCGCCGCACCCGAGTGGGCCGCGGACGGCCTATCTCTGGGAGGACGTACTCGCTCGTGACAGCTTCCTCGACATCCTCGGTCGTTTCATGCACCTCCAGACGGAGGAGCGATGGGAGAACGGGCAGCGGACGACAAAGGAGCTGATGCTGTTCCCGAGGTATCATCAGCTCGACGTCGTGAGACGGCTCGAGGCGGCGGCCCGCACCGAAGGCCCCGGAAAGAGCTACCTCGTGCAGCACTCGGCGGGGAGCGGCAAGACCAATTCGATCGCGTGGCTGGCGCACCGGCTGGCATCGCTCCACAAGAACGACGAGAAAGTCTACCACTCGGTCGTGGTCATCACTGACCGGACCGTGCTTGACCGCCAGCTCCAGGACGCAATATACGAGATCGAACACAAACAGGGCGTTGTGGAGCGAATCGGCGCGGAGGGCAGCGCAAAGTCGACGCAGCTGGCGGCGGCGCTCGAGAGGGGGGCGCCCATTATCATCTGCACACTCCAGACTTTCCCGTTCGTGGCTGAGAAGATCGGTCAGCTACCGGACCGGAACTATGCCGTGATAGTGGACGAGGCGCACAGTTCACAGACCGGCGGAGCGGCACAGAAGGTCAAGGAGGTGCTCCAGCCGTCGTCGCTCGAGGAGGCTGTATACGCGGAAGCGAGCGAAGGCGCGCAGGAATCGAGCAGCGAGGACGAGATCCTGCGGGTGATGGCCGCGCGCGGGCCCCAGCCGAACCTGAGCTTCTTCGCGTTCACCGCCACGCCGAAGGGCAAGACGCTGGAGCGCTTCGGTCGGCCGGACGCCGACGGCCGCCACCGTCCGTTCCATCTCTACTCGATGCGTCAGGCAATCGAGGAAGGCTTCATCCTCGATGTCCTGAAGCACTACACGACGTACCGGACGTTCTGGCGCCTCGCGAAGAAGGCAGAGGACGATCGGGAGGTCCCGAAGCGGAAGGCCGCCGTGTCACTCGTTCGCTTCGCGACACTCCACCCGCATAACATCGCGCAAAAGGCCGAGATCATCATCGAGCACTTCCGGCAGAAGGTGCGACACAGGATAGGCGGGCGTGCGAAGTCGATGGTGCTCACCCCGTCGCGTCTACACGCGGTCCGGTACAAGCAGGCATTCGACCGGTACATCGCGGAGAAAGGGTACACCGACGTACATCCGCTCGTCGCGTTCTCCGGTACGGTTGTCGACCCCGACACGCGTGAGCATTACACGGAGCCCGGGATGAACCTCGGCATCAGCGAGACGCAGTTGCCGGAGGAGTTCGCGGGTGACGACTACAATGTCCTGATCGTCGCGAACAAGTACCAGACTGGATTCGACCAGCCGTTGCTCCACACGATGTACGTCGACAAGCGGCTGGCCGGTGTTCAGGCGGTTCAGGCGTTGAGCAGGTTGAACCGCACGCACCCCGGCAAGTCCGACACGTTCGTCCTCGACTTCGTTAACGAAGCCGATGACATACGGGCAGCGTTTCAGCCGTACTATGAGGAGACGATTCTCGCCGAGGCGAGCGACCCACACCAGCTATACGAGCTACAACACAGGCTGGATGCCATGCAGGTGTGGTACGCGTCCGAGATTGAGAGTTTCGCGAAAGTCTTCTACAAGCCGCGCGACAAGCAGAGCAAGTCGGATCACGCGCTCCTCGTAAAGTATTTGGGACCGGCCGTCGACCGGTTCAAGGCGCTCACCGACGAGAAACGAACCGAGTTTCGCGACGCGCTGGGTGCGTACGTCGGACTGTATGCCTTCCTGTCGCAGGTGATCTCGTGGGCGGATCCGGACCTCGAGAAGAGATACTCGTTCGGAAGAATGCTCCGGGGATTCCTGCCCACCGAGACCGGAGGGCCTCCCATTGACGTGGGCCGGGACGTTGCCCTGCACTACTACCGCCTCGAGAAGACGCTTGACGACGAGGCCATTGAACTCGAGAAGGGTCCCGGGACTGTCCCTGGTATCATCGCGGTAGGCACAGGCAATCCGGAGGAGGACCACGTCAAGCTGTCGGAGCTGATCGACCTGCTGAACGAGCGATTCAACACGAACTTCACACCTGCGGACCAGCTCTTCTTCGATCAGGTCGCAGAAGAGGCGAAGGCGGACGAGGACGTGGTTCTTCAGGCCCGTGCGAATCCGTTCGATACGTTCGCCCTCGCAATGAAATCGAAGCTCGCGGACCTGATGATCGACCGTCTCGGTCAGAACCGCGACATCGTCGCGCGCTTCTTTGACGAGGCGGATCTGCGCCAGGTGGTGGAGAAGGAGCTGTCGCGTCGGATCTACGAGGACCTGAGAGGCGACGCGGCCTGA